Below is a genomic region from bacterium.
GACCGTTATCCTGACCGAAACCACATTAGAATAGAAGCTGCCGTTGAAGGCCTTATAGGTATAAGAATCTGCGCCCGAATAACCGGTGGTTGGGGTGTAAGTGAACGAGCCGTTCGAGTTAAAAATTAAGCTTCCATGTATTGGGCTAGTGACAAGGACTGCGGATAGAGGAACATCCAGAGGATCCATATCATTCACTAACACCCCTGGGGAAGTTAGTACTAAAGCTGTATTTTGGAAAGTAGTATAAGTATCGCTTGTTGCTGTCGGTTCCTGGCATGTGATAGCCGCGGCCGCTTGAAGGGCATTATAGACATTAATACGACCGGCGCTAGCCCCGATAGTGTTCGTTCCGTACGGCTTATAAGTATCGACATTCGATACAATTATGTTAAAAATCGTGCTGTTGGTAAGTGAAGGGTTTTGGCCGATTAGCAAAGCCGCCTCTCCGGCAACAGCCGGAGTGGCCATCGAGGTGCCGCTTAAATATCCATAGAATAAAGGGATCCCATAAGAGCTGTTGAGCGTTGCTTGGTAGGAAGGCATCGTCGAGTAGATAGAAACCCCTGGCGCTGCGACATTAACCCATGTGCCGAAATTCGAAAATGAGGCGAGTGTGTCGGTGTTGTCTGTGGCGGCCACTGAGAGCACGTGGGGATAGGCTGCCGGATAACTATAACTGGAGTTGCCGCTGTTGCCTGCCGCCGCCACAATTACGCAGCCCTTGCTCCAAGCATATTGAATGGCATTACCCATTGTATAGGAATAAGAAGGGCTGCCTAAGCTCATACTGATCACTCGAGCGCCATTATCGGCGGCCCAAATAATCCCTGCTGAAACCGTTAAATCCGTTCCTCCGCCATAGGAGTCCAACGCTTTAATGGGCATAATTTTTGTTGAGGCATCCGTAGC
It encodes:
- a CDS encoding Ig-like domain-containing protein, which produces ATDASTKIMPIKALDSYGGGTDLTVSAGIIWAADNGARVISMSLGSPSYSYTMGNAIQYAWSKGCVIVAAAGNSGNSSYSYPAAYPHVLSVAATDNTDTLASFSNFGTWVNVAAPGVSIYSTMPSYQATLNSSYGIPLFYGYLSGTSMATPAVAGEAALLIGQNPSLTNSTIFNIIVSNVDTYKPYGTNTIGASAGRINVYNALQAAAAITCQEPTATSDTYTTFQNTALVLTSPGVLVNDMDPLDVPLSAVLVTSPIHGSLIFNSNGSFTYTPTTGYSGADSYTYKAFNGSFYSNVVSVRITVASNSQPPTAANDSYSALQNVAMSVSSPGVLVNDRDPSGLTMSAVLVTSPTHGSLTLNLNGSFVYTPNANYTGSDTFIYKASNGRLYSNNATVTITTNPIYQPPRATADAYATNANTALTVIAPGVLSNDTDPNGFALTAVLQTNPTHGRLTFSANGSFTYTPTTGYSGPDSFTYKAFDGRSYSGAATVSITVNALTAPKVLTVYTSNAGAGVVISVSPLDNQGRGSGTAPFNRVYNRNTQVTLTAPLTSRNGLKFRKWQRNGKDYSTSRAATVTMDNNYTLSAVYGNAKN